A segment of the Planctomycetota bacterium genome:
GCGGAGCGTAGGGGCGAGAAGGGTGAAAAGGCGTAGGGGCGAGCATGGGAAAAGTGCTCCTCCGGCCGCGGAACGGTTCGCGTCCCTCCGTGTAGCGACAAGGGTCCCGCTTGTCGAAGACGACCGCTACGCTGCGCCGGAGCGGGAACCTCCCGCGGGTTGGGAACCCGCGGGAGGTTGGGGTTGGACGCGGGAGCGTCCACATCATTGCCCCCACGCGGAGCGTAGGGGCGAGAAGGGTGAAAAGGCGTAGGGGCGAGCATGGGAAAAGTGCTCCTCCGGCCGCGGAACGGTTCGCGTCCCTCCGTGTAGCGACAAGTGTCCCGCTTGTCGAAGACGACCGCAAGCGGGACGCTTGCGGCTACGCCTGCCACTTGAGGCTCTGGGCGACGCGGCGTGGCTCCGGCCACTGCAAACGGCTTCGCGGCCGGAGGAGCAGGAACCGCACCAGAGAGGATGCCACATTCAGGAAAGGCCATGAATCGCCAGATGGCGGGGGTGGGGGATGGCTCCGTCGGAAGCGGGTCGGTTGAGTCTGCGTTGCCTCTGTTGCGGAGTGTGGTCGGAGGCCAATGCCCCTGTGTCCAGTCGCAGGCGTTCCGGCTGTGGCGGCGTTTTCCGCACCAGGAAGTGCGCTGGGTCGCGAGCGCGGATTGACGCGCGCACGGTTGTGTAGTATCGTGTGGGGATGAAGCAGGAGGTGGCCCGGTGAGCCCCATGGTCGAGTGTGTGCTGAGGGAGTTGCGCCGGCGCTTCGAAGCTCTGTATGGCGAACGCCTGGTGCGCCTGGTGCTCTTCGGTTCCCAGGCCCGTGGAGATGCGGAACCGGGGTCCGACGTAGACGTGTTGGTGGTGCTCCGCGGCGCGGTGGAGCCGAGCGCGGAGATCGGGCGGACGATTGGGGATGTGGCCGCGGTGTCGCTCGACAACGACGTCGTCGTCGCCTGCGTGTTCGTGTCCGAAGAGGAGTTCCTGCGCGAGCGGAGTCCGCTGCTGCTCAACGTGCGGCGCGAGGGGGTGCTGGTATGACACCGGAGCAGCGGGACCTCTTGGTGCAGGCCCGCGAGAGTCCGGCCGCCGGCAAGGCGATGCGCGAGCTGGGCCACCACGGCTACGCGGCATCGAGAGCCTACTACACCATGTTCCACGTCGTCCAGGCGCTTCTGCTGGGGAAGGGTCTGGCCTTCTCGAAGCACAGCGCCGTGCATGCGGCGTTCGGCCAGCATTTCGCGAAGGCGGGTGTGGTGCCGGCCGACTTCCACCGCTACCTCATCCGCGGGATGGAGGCTCGGCACGCCGGGGACTACGGAAAGCCGAACGCGATCAGCCCGTCGGAGTCGGCGGAGCAACTGTCCCGCGCCCAGGATTTCCTGGATCTGGCCGGGCGGTTGATTGGGCCGCTTCCATAGGCCTTTGCGGCGTAGTGTACCGCCTCCGTCTTGGTGTCTGACACGCCATCCGGATTCCCTGAGGGACCAAGAGGCGACAGCGGTTCGAGCAGAGAGGGCCGTTGAAGGGGTAGGGGGGAGGGGAGGCTCCGAAGAGGAGAAGTGCTCCTCCGGCCGCGGATCGGTTCGCGTCCCTCCGTGTAGCGACAAGGGTCCCGCTTGTCGAAGACGACCGCTACGCTGCGCCGGAGCGGGAACCTCCCGCGGGTTGGGAACCCGCGGGAGGTTGGGGTTGGACGCGGGAGCGTCCACATCATTGCCCCCACGCGGAGCGTAGGGGCGAGAAGGGTGAAAAGGCGTAGGGGCGAGGATGGGAAAAGTGCTCCTCCTGGCGCGGATCGGTTCGCATTCCTCCGCGTAGCGACAAGCGTCCCGCTTGTCGAAGACGACCGCAAGCGGGACGCTTGCGGCTACGTTTGAGGCGCTGGGCGAGGCCGCGTGGTTCCGGCCACTGCAAACGGCTTCGCGGCCGGAGTAGCAGGAACCGCACCAGAGAGGATGCCACATTCAGGAAAGGCCATGAATCGCCAGATGGCGGGGGTGGGGTGGGGGATGGTTTTCGGAAGCCGCGCGCACGTGGTTCGCGTTCAAGAACTCCAGGCAGCGCAATCGCGTGGGAAAAAGCGCGTGAATTTGGCTTGAATGGCACTGGCGTTGCAAGTATAATGAGTCATTCAGCCCCGCGCTCCATGAGGGGTGCGGGCGAGGGGACCGTTTTTCCGTAACCCACGGGGCCCGAGCTCATGGCGACGCCGTTCTTCGAGAGCGTGAACGAAGTTGTGTCGGTGGGCATTTCGCTTGCCTCGCCGGACGAGATTCGGTCGTGGTCGTACGGGGAGGTGAAGAAGCCGGAAACCATCAACTACCGCACGTACCGTGCGGAGAAGGATGGGCTGTTCTGCGAGCGGATCTTCGGCCCGGAGCGCGACTGGGAGTGCTTCTGCGGCAAGTACAAGGGGATGAAGCACAAGGGGATCATCTGCGACCGCTGCGGGGTGAAGGTGACGCACAGCCGCGAGCGGCGACGGCGGATGGGCCACATCAACCTGGCCGCGCCCGTGGCGCATATCTGGTTCTTCAAGTCCATGCCCTCGCGCATGGGCAATCTGCTGGCGATGAAGGTGAGCTCGCTGGAGAAGGTGATCTACTTCCAGGAATACGTGGTGATCGAGCCGGGCGGCGCCGCGGTGGAGGGGATCCAGGAGAAGCAGCTCATCGGCGAGGACGAGTACCAGCGGCTGAAGGCGAAGTACGAGGACTTCGACGCCGACATGGGCGCGGAGGCGGTGCGCAAGCTGCTCCAGAAGCTGGACCTGGATGCGCTGTCGAAGGAGCTGCGCGCGGGGCTGGCCGAGACGAACTCGCAGCAGCGCAAGAAGGAGATCGTCAAGCGGCTGAAGGTGGTGGAGGCGATCCGGGACTCGAAGAACCGCGCGGAGTGGATGATCCTGGACGTGATCCCGGTGATCCCGCCCGATCTGCGGCCGCTGGTGCTGCTGGAGAGCGGGAACTTCGCGACGAGCGACCTGAACGATCTCTACCGCCGCGTGATCAACCGGAACAACCGGCTCAAGAAACTGCTCGACCTCCACGCCCCCGAGGTGATCATCCGCAACGAGAAGCGCATGCTCCAGCAGAGCGTGGATGCGCTGTTCGACAACGAGCGGTGCAAGCATCCGGTGCTGGGGTCGTCGAACCGCCCGCTGAAGTCGCTGACCGACATGATCAAGGGCAAGCCGGGGCGGTTCCGCGAGAACCTGCTGGGCAAGCGGGTGGACTACTCGGGGCGCTCGGTGATCGTGGTGGGGCCCGAGCTGAAGCTGCACCAGTGCGGGTTGCCGAAGAAGATCGCGCTCGAGCTCTTCCAGCCGTTCATCATCCGCCGCCTCAAGGAGGCGGGGCTGGTGGACACGATCAAGAGCGCCAAGCGCATGCTGGAGCGCAAGGACGAGGAGGTGTGGGATATCCTGGACGAGGTGATCCGCGAGCATCCCGTGCTCCTCAACCGGGCGCCCACGCTGCACCGCATGGGCATTCAGGCCTTCGAGCCGATCCTGATCGAAGGCAAGGCCATCCAGATCCACCCGCTGGTCTGCACGGCGTTCAACGCGGACTTCGACGGCGACCAGATGGCGGTGCACCTGCCGCTGTCCATCGAGGCGCAGACCGAGGCGTCGCTGCTGATGATGAGCACGAACAACGTGTTCTCGCCGGCCGACGGCCGGCCCATCATCACGCCGTCGCTGGACATCGTGCTGGGCTGCTACTACCTGACGTGCCTGCGGCCCGATTCGACCCCCGACGACCAGCTCCGGCGCTTCGCCACGACGGACGACGTGCTGGTGGCGCTCGGCTACGACGCCCTGCACTACCACAGCCGGATCCTCGTGAAGCTCCGCAGGCACGACCAGATTGTGGACCAGCACGGCCAGCTTAGCCCCTACAAGGGCGAGTACGTCCTCACCACCGCCGGCCGCGTCTTCTTCAACAGCAAGCTGCCCGACGGCCTGCCGTATTACAACCAGAGCCTCAACAAGGGCCGCCTCAACGACCTCATCGCCGATTGCCACACGATCCTGGGCCGCGGCGCCACCCTCGGCCTGCTCGACACCATCAAGGAGCTGGGCTTCCGGCACGCCACGCTGGCCGGGCTGTCCATCTCCACGCGCGACCTGCGCATGCCGCCCAAGAAGCAGGAGATCATCAGCAAGGCCGAGAAGGAAGTGGAGCACATTGACCGCCGCTACCGCAGCGGCGTGATCACCGACGGCGAGCGCCACAACCTGGTCATCGAGCGCTGGACCCACGCCAAGGACCGCGTGACCGCCGAGCTGATGGACGAACTCCGCAACGACACCGGCGGCGGCTCCGGCCTCAACCCGATCTGGGCCATGTTCGAGTCCGGCGCCCGAGGCAACACGGTGCAGATCACCCAGCTCGCCGGCATGCGCGGGCTGATGGCCAAGCCCTCCGGCAAGATCATCGAGACGCCCATCAAGTCCAACTTCCGCGAGGGCCTCCCTGTTCTCGAGTACTTCAGTTCCACGCACGGCGGCCGCAAGGGCCTGGCCGACACGGCCCTCAAGACCGCCGAGTCCGGCTACCTGACGCGCAAGCTGGCCGACGTGGCCCAGAACGTGGTGGTCACCATGCTGGACTGCGGCACCGTGGCCGGCATCACCAAGAGCGTCATCTACAAGGGCGACAAGGTTGACATCCCGCTGAGCCAGCTCGTCTATGGGCGCGTGTCGCTCGAGAAGGTGCTCGACCGGCGCACGGGGAAGCCGATCGTGAGCGAGGGCGAGCTCATCACCGAGCCGATCGCCGCCGCCCTGGAGGAGATGGGCTACTCGAGCCTGCGCGTGCGCTCGCCCATGATGTGCGAAGCCCCGCACGGCGTGTGCGCCAAATGCTACGGCATGGACCTCTCCACCGGCGAACTCGCCGAGGAGGGCCTGGCCGTGGGCATCATCGCCGCGCAATCCATCGGCGAGCCCGGCACCCAGCTCACCATGCGGACCTTCCACTACGGCGGCACGGCGGCCACCGGCTTCGCCGCCCCCGAGACCCGCGCGGACTTCAAGGGCAAGATCCGCTACTACAACCTCAAGACCGTCACCGACCGCAACGGCCACATTCTCGCGATGAACCCCACCGGCGCCCTCGTGCTGGAGGACGAGAACGGCAACGAGATCCGGCGGTACGAGGTCAAACTGGGCGCCACCCTGAGCGTCGCCGACGGCCAGATGGTGCCCGCGCGCACTCTTCTGGCCACCTGGGAGCCGCACTTCACCCCCATCCTCAGCGAGATGGGCGGCTTCGTCCGGTGCGAGGACATCGTCGAGGGCGAAACCGTCCGCGAAGAGGTGGACCAGCACGGCTCGCGCCGGCGCATCGTCATCGAGCACAAGGGCGACCTGCATCCCCAGATCGCGATCGTGGACAAGGATGGCCGCCCGCTGGGCCTCTACTCCATTCCCGAGAAGGCCCACATCATGGTCGAGGAAGGCCAGGAGGTCCACCCCGGCGACATCCTCGCCCGCACGCCGCGCGAAATCCAGCGCGTGCAGGACATCACGGGCGGCCTGCCCCGCGTCACCGAGCTCTTCGAAGCCCGCAAGCCGCGCGACCCTGCCATCATCAGCGAGGTCTCCGGCCGCGTCAGCCTCGGCGAGCGCAAGCGCGGCAAGCGCATCATCAACGTCACCAACGAAGAGACCGGAGAGGCCGTCTCCCACCTCGTCCCCCACGGCAAACACCTCACCGTGCACGACGGCGACTACGTTCGCGCCGGCGACCGCCTGGTAGACGGCCCGCTCGTGCCGCAAGACATCCTGCGCATCCGCGGCACCGAGGCCCTCATGGAATACCTCCTGCGCGAAATCCAGAGCGTCTACCGTTCCCAGAACGAAATCATCGACGATAAACACATCGCGATTGTCGTGGGGCAGATGCTCCGCAAAGTAAAAGTCGGCGACGACGTCGGCGACACCACACTGCTCCCCGGCAGCATCGTAGACAAGTTCCGCTTCCGCCACGAGAACGAGCGCGTCATCGCCAAGGGCGGCAAGCCCGCCAGCGCCACCCCGCTCCTCCTCGGCATCACCAAGGCCGCCCTCCAGAGCGAAAGCTTCATCTCCGCCGCCTCCTTCCAGGAGACGACCAAGGTCCTCACCGAGGCCGCCCTGGCCGGCCGCACCGACTACCTCCGCGGCCTCAAGGAGAACGTCATCCTCGGCCACCTCATCCCGGCCGGCACCGGCTTCCCCAAGCACTACCTCGCCGGCATGGAGAAGAAGCAGCTTGCCCAGCCCAGCGAGCCGCCCGACGGCGGCGACAAGGGCGCCCAGGCCCCGCCCCCCGGCGGCGGCGAGACCCCCGTCGAGAGCACCGTCTAGCACCCGCGAAAGGAACCCCAATGCCCACCATTCAGCAGCTCATCCGCCTCGGGCGCAAGCCCGTCCGCCGCAAGAGCAAGCGTCCCGACCTCGAGGCCTGCCCCCAGAAGCGCGGCGTCTGCCTCCAGGTCACCACCCGCACCCCCAAGAAGCCCAACTCGGCCCTTCGCAAAGTCGCCCGCGTCCGCCTCTCCAACGGACGCGAGATCACCGCCTACATCCCCGGCGAAGGCCACAACCTCCACGAACACTCCATCGTCCTCGTCCGTGGCGGCCGCGTCCGCGACCTTCCCGGCGTCCGCTACCACATCGTCCGCGGCCCCCTCGACGCCGCCGGCGTCAAAGAGCGCAAGCGCTCCCGCTCCAAGTACGGCTGCAAGCTTCCCAAGTGAACCAGCGGAGTCCCTGAATGGCCAAGAAGTTCGAGTCCACCGAACGCTTCCTCAAGCCCGACCCCAAGTACCACAGCTTCCTGGTCGGCAAGTTCATCAACTGCCTCATGCGCCAGGGCAAGAAAAGCACCGCCGAAGGCGTCTTCTACCGCGCCGCCGCCGTCATCGAAGAGCGCAACCCCGGCATCGAATTCCTCAAGTTCTTCGAAACCGCCATCGCCAACGTCAAGCCCTCCGTCGAGGTCCGCTCCCGCCGCGTCGGCGGCGCCAACTACCAGGTCCCCGTCCCCGTCAGCCCCAAGCGCCAGATGGCCCTCGCCTTCCGCTGGATACTCGAAGGCGCCCGCGGCCGCAAAGGCCGCCCCATGCACCTTCGCCTCGCCGACGAGCTCTCCGACGCCCACAAGCACGAAGGCCACGCCGCCACCCAGCGCGAGAACACCCACCGCATGGCCGAAGCCAACAAGGCCTTCGCCCACTACGCCTGGTGACCTGGCCCGCCGGCCATCGCCACGACACACACCCCCGCAGCGGCCCGAAAGGGCCGCTGCTTCGCTTTGGCCCGGTCGGCAAGAGCTACCCGCTGAGCGCGGCCACCAGGTCGGCCAACTGCGCCGGGCCAAGCGCCTTCATCCCCTTCTCAGGAACCTTCACGTACCGCCAGGAAACCCCAGTGAGCCGGCTCGCGTTCTCGCACCACAGCTCGGCCGCCCGATCCTTGTGCTGCACCGTAACGTCTTCCCGCCCTTTCGTCTCCAGCAGGTAATGCGTCGCATCCGCAGCCACCGCAACGAAGTCGGGCTCGTAGTACCGCAGATTGCACGCCGAATCCGTGTACTCGATGTAGAAGCCGAACGGCTCCGGGAGCTTGGCAAAGGCCTCCACGTCCTCCGCGTGCTCCAGGAACCTGGCGAACGCCTTCTCGAAGTCGTTGACGCACGGGACCAGGTTGAACACGGTCTTGGCCGCGGGGATCGCGAGGCGCGAGAAGGGGAACGGCGGCGTCTCGCTCAGCCGCCGCCCCGCGTGGAGCAACTGCGGCTTCTTCGCCTCAATCAGCAGGCCCCGAAGGGCCTCCCCGAAGACCCTGACGGTGACATAGTGCGCGACATTGGTGCTGATCGCCTTGATCACTGCCCCCTGAGACAGGTCCACTACGCGTCCGAACGCCTTCGTCGCGAGGAACTCGCGCACTTTGGGCACCAGCACGGCGAACTGCGAGGGCAGCTTGACCTCCTGGGCGATGCGCTGCGCGTAGTAGCCGATCACCTCTTCCGCCGTCTGCGGCTCAGGAATGTGGTATTCACGGTCCACCAGCTTCTCGAGGGTCAGGAGGTCCCTGCCCTCGTATCGGAAGCTGTGCGCCGAAGAATCGTCCGAGGCGAGCGGGAGCACGGGCGAGGCGAACCCCGCGACGTCCAGCGCGGCAATCTCCTCGCCCAGCGACTTCTTCCGCACGAGCACGGGGCTGAGCACCGGCAGCGAGATGTCCTTGTCCAGCTTCCCCGGATCGGGCAGGATCGTGACGATCCGCAGCTTGTCCTTGCCCACCTCGAACGTGTCGAGCTGCAACCCCTCCTCGCGCTCCAGGTCGGCCACGAAATCAATGAACGCCTTGTTGCCAATCACGTCCACCCGCTCCTGGTAGTCCGCAGCCAGGTCGCGGAACATGAGCCGCAGGCCGCGCCCGATGGTCTGCTCGGGCAGGATGTTGGCCTTGGCCGTGTACGGGCGCAGGCCCACCACCACCGTCACGTTATTCACGTCCCACCCCTCCCGCAGCATGAGCACGCTCACGATGCAGCGGATGGGGTTGTCCGGCTCGTCAATCTCGCGGACGGCCTGTCGCGCGGCATCCAGGTCGCTCTTCGACACCTCGCCCTTCGTGTCCGTGTGGATGACCTGTAGCCCCTCCCCAGCGAAATCCTCGGGGAACTTGCCGCGCAGCCAATCGCCTACCTCATTGGCTTCCTTTGTGCTGTTCAGCATGACGAACAGCACGGGCTTGCGGGCCAGCGGCGCAAGCTGGTCCCGGTACTCGCGCCACCGCTCCACCCCAGCCGTCAGGTAGGCCTGAAAACGGGTCGAGGCGATCTTGGACGGCTGTTCTTCGATTCCCCTGGTGATGCCCTTGATGGGCCGCTTCACTATCCCGTCCTGAATCGCCTGCTTCAGCGGGTAGTCGAAAACGGTCCAGGTGAAGAGCGCGCCCTTGCTGTGCCGGGGCGTCGCCGTGAAGTCGAGCTGCGCCGCCAGCCCGCCCGGCACCTCAGCATGGAGCCGGCGGATGACGCCGTTCCACTCGGAATCCTCGTCGTGGGTGTGGTGCGCCTCGTCGTTGATCACCAGCAGCGGCCCGCCGCGCGCGGCGAGCCGCACATCGAAGGGCTCGACCTGCATCATGTTCGCCGGCGGCCTGGGGCCCATCACCGCCGCCATCGGCGCAGGCTCATCGTCCCCCTTCTTGTCGGGCCGGTCGTAGAGCTGCTGGATGTTGGTGAGATAGAGCGCGCCCTGTGAACCCGCCCGCTCCCCCTGCTCGCGGAGGTAGACCTGCATCTCCCAGAAGATCTCAAGTTCAGGCGGAATGACCGGGTCGGCCTTGAAGATGCGCCCCTCGCCGAAGTCCTTCCGCAGCCGCTCGAAGACGATCACGTTCGGCGCCACGATCAGGAAGCTCTTGGCATAGTCGTCCCGCGGCTCGGCCACGGCGTTGAAGTACTGCCAGGCCACGGCGAGGGCCATCACCTTGGTCTTGCCGGTGCCCGTCGCCATCTTCACGCAGTACCGCGCGAAATCGTCGTACCGAAGCAATCGAAGGCTGTGGGCGGGGCCTCCGTGCCCCGCGTCCCCTGCCGCATAGGACTCCAGCAGCGCCTTCTGCCGCCGGGCGCCCTTGACCTCGTACAGGTAGATCAGGGTCTCGATGGCCTCGCGCTGAAAGGGGT
Coding sequences within it:
- a CDS encoding nucleotidyltransferase domain-containing protein → MVECVLRELRRRFEALYGERLVRLVLFGSQARGDAEPGSDVDVLVVLRGAVEPSAEIGRTIGDVAAVSLDNDVVVACVFVSEEEFLRERSPLLLNVRREGVLV
- a CDS encoding HEPN domain-containing protein, giving the protein MTPEQRDLLVQARESPAAGKAMRELGHHGYAASRAYYTMFHVVQALLLGKGLAFSKHSAVHAAFGQHFAKAGVVPADFHRYLIRGMEARHAGDYGKPNAISPSESAEQLSRAQDFLDLAGRLIGPLP
- the rpoC gene encoding DNA-directed RNA polymerase subunit beta', which encodes MATPFFESVNEVVSVGISLASPDEIRSWSYGEVKKPETINYRTYRAEKDGLFCERIFGPERDWECFCGKYKGMKHKGIICDRCGVKVTHSRERRRRMGHINLAAPVAHIWFFKSMPSRMGNLLAMKVSSLEKVIYFQEYVVIEPGGAAVEGIQEKQLIGEDEYQRLKAKYEDFDADMGAEAVRKLLQKLDLDALSKELRAGLAETNSQQRKKEIVKRLKVVEAIRDSKNRAEWMILDVIPVIPPDLRPLVLLESGNFATSDLNDLYRRVINRNNRLKKLLDLHAPEVIIRNEKRMLQQSVDALFDNERCKHPVLGSSNRPLKSLTDMIKGKPGRFRENLLGKRVDYSGRSVIVVGPELKLHQCGLPKKIALELFQPFIIRRLKEAGLVDTIKSAKRMLERKDEEVWDILDEVIREHPVLLNRAPTLHRMGIQAFEPILIEGKAIQIHPLVCTAFNADFDGDQMAVHLPLSIEAQTEASLLMMSTNNVFSPADGRPIITPSLDIVLGCYYLTCLRPDSTPDDQLRRFATTDDVLVALGYDALHYHSRILVKLRRHDQIVDQHGQLSPYKGEYVLTTAGRVFFNSKLPDGLPYYNQSLNKGRLNDLIADCHTILGRGATLGLLDTIKELGFRHATLAGLSISTRDLRMPPKKQEIISKAEKEVEHIDRRYRSGVITDGERHNLVIERWTHAKDRVTAELMDELRNDTGGGSGLNPIWAMFESGARGNTVQITQLAGMRGLMAKPSGKIIETPIKSNFREGLPVLEYFSSTHGGRKGLADTALKTAESGYLTRKLADVAQNVVVTMLDCGTVAGITKSVIYKGDKVDIPLSQLVYGRVSLEKVLDRRTGKPIVSEGELITEPIAAALEEMGYSSLRVRSPMMCEAPHGVCAKCYGMDLSTGELAEEGLAVGIIAAQSIGEPGTQLTMRTFHYGGTAATGFAAPETRADFKGKIRYYNLKTVTDRNGHILAMNPTGALVLEDENGNEIRRYEVKLGATLSVADGQMVPARTLLATWEPHFTPILSEMGGFVRCEDIVEGETVREEVDQHGSRRRIVIEHKGDLHPQIAIVDKDGRPLGLYSIPEKAHIMVEEGQEVHPGDILARTPREIQRVQDITGGLPRVTELFEARKPRDPAIISEVSGRVSLGERKRGKRIINVTNEETGEAVSHLVPHGKHLTVHDGDYVRAGDRLVDGPLVPQDILRIRGTEALMEYLLREIQSVYRSQNEIIDDKHIAIVVGQMLRKVKVGDDVGDTTLLPGSIVDKFRFRHENERVIAKGGKPASATPLLLGITKAALQSESFISAASFQETTKVLTEAALAGRTDYLRGLKENVILGHLIPAGTGFPKHYLAGMEKKQLAQPSEPPDGGDKGAQAPPPGGGETPVESTV
- the rpsL gene encoding 30S ribosomal protein S12; this encodes MPTIQQLIRLGRKPVRRKSKRPDLEACPQKRGVCLQVTTRTPKKPNSALRKVARVRLSNGREITAYIPGEGHNLHEHSIVLVRGGRVRDLPGVRYHIVRGPLDAAGVKERKRSRSKYGCKLPK
- the rpsG gene encoding 30S ribosomal protein S7; translated protein: MAKKFESTERFLKPDPKYHSFLVGKFINCLMRQGKKSTAEGVFYRAAAVIEERNPGIEFLKFFETAIANVKPSVEVRSRRVGGANYQVPVPVSPKRQMALAFRWILEGARGRKGRPMHLRLADELSDAHKHEGHAATQRENTHRMAEANKAFAHYAW
- a CDS encoding DEAD/DEAH box helicase family protein; its protein translation is MPRGRKGAETPLIPDLSLTMAPCVAGIRAEVTRWRERNYEGITGTTRTLLNHWFLADHRLPDGRKFAYHPFQREAIETLIYLYEVKGARRQKALLESYAAGDAGHGGPAHSLRLLRYDDFARYCVKMATGTGKTKVMALAVAWQYFNAVAEPRDDYAKSFLIVAPNVIVFERLRKDFGEGRIFKADPVIPPELEIFWEMQVYLREQGERAGSQGALYLTNIQQLYDRPDKKGDDEPAPMAAVMGPRPPANMMQVEPFDVRLAARGGPLLVINDEAHHTHDEDSEWNGVIRRLHAEVPGGLAAQLDFTATPRHSKGALFTWTVFDYPLKQAIQDGIVKRPIKGITRGIEEQPSKIASTRFQAYLTAGVERWREYRDQLAPLARKPVLFVMLNSTKEANEVGDWLRGKFPEDFAGEGLQVIHTDTKGEVSKSDLDAARQAVREIDEPDNPIRCIVSVLMLREGWDVNNVTVVVGLRPYTAKANILPEQTIGRGLRLMFRDLAADYQERVDVIGNKAFIDFVADLEREEGLQLDTFEVGKDKLRIVTILPDPGKLDKDISLPVLSPVLVRKKSLGEEIAALDVAGFASPVLPLASDDSSAHSFRYEGRDLLTLEKLVDREYHIPEPQTAEEVIGYYAQRIAQEVKLPSQFAVLVPKVREFLATKAFGRVVDLSQGAVIKAISTNVAHYVTVRVFGEALRGLLIEAKKPQLLHAGRRLSETPPFPFSRLAIPAAKTVFNLVPCVNDFEKAFARFLEHAEDVEAFAKLPEPFGFYIEYTDSACNLRYYEPDFVAVAADATHYLLETKGREDVTVQHKDRAAELWCENASRLTGVSWRYVKVPEKGMKALGPAQLADLVAALSG